The Ascochyta rabiei chromosome 12, complete sequence DNA window GGCCAAGAATGTGCAGGCCAACAaccttctcctcctcgccAACGCAGACGATCTTGTAGGCTGTGGGCTGCTTCTCCTCGGGCTCCATCATCGCAAAGTACATGGCTGTGAACTCGGTCTTGTATACTTTGACCTCATCACCGTACTTCTCGCGCGCCTCGGGCTCTGTCAAACCAACGGAGCCAATCTCAGGGTGTGCGAAGACAACACTTGGGACATTCTCGTAGACGAGATGCGCGTCCTTCTTGCCGCCGAAGAGGCGGTCTGAGAGACGGCGACCGGCCGCAATGGCGACGGGAGTCAGCTCGTAGCCGCGATCGCAGACGTCGCCGATGGCGTAAATGTTGTCGAGAGAAGTGTTCTGGAAATCGTCGGTTACGATGTGGTTCTTGTCATTGAGCTTGATGTTGAAGTCCTTGATATGCAGGTCCTCGATCTCAGGTTCGCGGCCGGTTGCGAATAGAACAGTCTCGACCTCGACGGTGGACTCCTTCTTAGACTCGGACTCCTGGTAGGTTACGCGCTTCATGCCGTTGCCGATATCCTCCACCTTGGTGATCGACGTGCCCTTGTACAGGTTGATGCCCTGGCGCTCATACTCCTTTGTGACAGCGTCCTGGATCATTGGGTCGAATGTTCGCAGAAGCTTGTCGCCGCGGATGAAGAAGTGTGTCTTGGTGCCCAATGCGTGCAGCATACCCGTCATCTCGACTCCAATGTATCCAGCGCCGCTTGTTGCGATGCTCTTCGGCTGCTGCTCAAGGTCGAAGAAGCCATCGCTGTCGATTGTGAGCTCCTTGCCGGGAATGTCAGGCTTCTTTGGTCGGCCGCCGGTCGCGATGAGGATGTGCTTCGCCTTGACACGCTGGGTGCCTCCGTTCGCTAGCGCAATCTCAACCTCGTTCTTGGCGACGAACTTCGCTCGCCCCCGGATGTGCTTGATCTCGTCCTTGTCGAGGTTCTTCTCGTAGATGCCGTTCAGTCGCTTGACGTAGTTGTCGCGCTTGTTCTTAAAGTAGGGCCAGTCGAACTCTGGCTGCTCCTTGACCTGGAAACCGTATGCCTTCGCGTCTTTGAATGTCTCTGCAATCGCAGCAGCGTTCCATGTAACCTTCTTGGGAACACAGCCGACATTAACGCAGGTACCGCCGTAGCGGCTCGATTCGACGGCGACAACCTTTGCGCCGTGCTTGGCAGCTCGTCGTGCAGAAGCAATACCCCCGCTACCGATGCCGAGGACAAGGTAGTCGGCTTCTTCGGTGTTGTTGACAGGAGCCATGGTGGGTGTTGAGGTGGAGAAGTGGGACGAGAGTTTTGACAGACGCGCAGAAGCCAGTGTGACTTTGGCGGTAGCTTGGAAGTGGGTCCGTGGGAGGAAGCTCGTGGAAGGAGGGGTACTGTGAGAGAGACTCGGTGTATGAGCTCGCAGCGTACAGACGATTGTTCTACGCATTAATGCAGCAAGTGGGGGACCGCCCCCAACTTATAAGATGACGCAAAGACAGCTAAGTCGGATTTGCAATTGATTTTTAGTAAGCCTATTCGCCCGGCGTTCCGAATGCTGATGGCTCTACTGCTTGGTGAGTAATCAGCGAACGGTAGGTCTAGAACCAGAAACGAATGGACAAGTGATGGAGAGATCAGACTCTTCGCTACACAACGCGCTGCGCAACTTGGCTTGAGGTCAACACGTCGGAGACGCGGACTGCGAGCGAACCGAACTTTTCGACATGGCGAAGACGGAGCAGCAAATGTTCGTTGCGGGAGGCGTGCATGCCACTAGGCCGCTTTGGGTAGCTGTTCCTCCACGCACTGACCTCATCATCGACTCTAGCCTTGGAGAGCTTCACGACAGCTCGTATGATCACGCATCAAGCTGCAGAACTTTTACACACACGACGACTGGAGCATTGTGGATAGCGGAAGCATGCTCACCGTTGACTGTTGTATCACCACACATCTTCCATTGACTGCGCAGAACAACCACGCTACACTCCTAGCAACCCATTTGACCACTCCGTCAACATGGGTGGAAGACTATCAACGCCAAAGGGAGCGGATGGCATGAACGAGAGTTCGAAGCCGCACTCGAACAATGCGCCTGCCCGCCTCTCGCGGGGCCGCGGTATCGTTAATGGCAGGGTAAGCACAGTCGAGGATGACATAGACATGCACAACGCTGAGTCCAAACAGACCATTATGGCGCCCTTGGCTGCTCTTACCATGGCTGGACTCCTCTTCGTGTACACAAGAACATCGATACGCGCCGCCAAGTTGAACGCCCAAAAGCATAGGGAAGCAGATGGAGGACAGATTAGCTGGCACAAGGAAAGCTTGAGGCGGCACGGGCAGCTCGAACGTCTGGACAACGACAACAGCACCTTGAAAGAGGCGTTCGTCGGGAGCTTCTCTGGTGGCAAGAAGCGCAAAGATTCCGAGACGGAAGAGAAGCTGCGGACAGACAGGTCCAAAGACGAGGAGGAGCTGCGTAAGCTCATGGGCAAGAAAGATTAACAAGCTGAGTATGTGGCTTGGAGTGTTGGAGCCACGCTGAGAGGCTGCTCCACTTGGCGTTTCTGGTTGGATTTCTCATACATGAGCCGTGCTCTCATGCAGACGAACACCAACCATGTGGTAGCCAAGCAGGACAATGAAGTCGAGCAGCACTACCACGTGCTGTGCATTCGATATGCTGTCCTCACTTCGGTACCAGACTTGGCACCGCAATCAGGCGGAGATGACATGATAGGTACAGGTCCAAAGAGCTGCGAGAACCATGGTTGGGTGCCACATCCGCGGCCGGTAGCTCATGTCATACACGACGGCTTTGTAGCCGACCTCACATCATGCATGGCATTCGTTGAAGCTGCAAGACATCAGCGAAGAACTGTCGCCACGACGTTGATGCGCAAGAGCGTAGCAAGCCGAAGAGAGCGTGCAGCATTCGAAGTGTCATGTATCGTTGCAATGATTCCGCTGCGTTGTGATTTGCTGAAGCTCTGTAGACGTGGTGTGGGTTCGAGCTTCACATGCACATCGCTGAAACCCCGCATTCCCCAACCCAAGTTGTGGCAGTCGATGCTCGACCACCAAGCCCGACGTCGCCATGCATGTACGGCTGCAACTGTGACTGCAGGCCCTGGTTCGCGATTCAGCAGCAGCGGGTGAAATGCGCGTTTTGTTGCATGAGCACCTTGAAGCGTCCGGTCAAGAGAGCTTAGTTGGGTAGATCACGGCGCTGTGGCCAATAGCAATAATTTAGAGCGTTTCGTGGATGCAGGATGCACAAAGTAGAGAGCTCGACCCCACCACAGCATCATCGTGCTCCCTCAGCTCAGTACGCAGCGCAGCCAAACCTCAGCCATTGTCGCCCAACCACCCTCGCACCCAGACATTTGCACCTTCTGCCGCCGTCGCGCGCACCCTGTCGCCCATCAGCCGGACCTCACCGCGGTCTTGATGGAGCTTGGGGGGGTACTGGCCCAGTCGCGATTGCCGTAGGAAGACACCGCGTCTTCCACAGCTAGCGATAGCCAGTATGCCCGAGCGGGAGGAGACAGGACAGCAGCTCAGCACCATCTCTGGCCCGCCGAGAGACCTCACCGACGTGTCGCGAGCTGTCCTGCGCAGCGAGCAGGCGAAACGATGGACCAAGAGATATAGGACTGAGGTCGCAGCGAGCTCCAGCAGCCTGCTGTCCACGGTCGTTGCAGTATGCGCGCTTGCCTAGGACACACCCTTGAGAGTCTGCAACTAACAAGCACCAGTATCCCCTCGATTCTGTGAAGACACGCCTCCAAGCGTACGTGCGCGTCGTAGAACCACACGAGCACCGCTGACCTCAACAGCTACAAGTTCAACTCATTCAGCGACTGCGTACGCCACACATACCAAACCGAGGGCCTGCATGGATTCTGGCGAGGTATGGCGTTCCAGAGCACTACAGCGACTTTGTTTGGGCGCCCAGCTAACCAACGTTGTTCCTGGCAGGCGTTTGGTCTCCCCTGGCCAGCATCACCCTCGTTCGAACGGTGTCTTTCTCCATCTACCAGCGCTCCAAATACACAATCGATGACTGGATTTATCAAGCTACCGGAAGCTCGCCACTCGTCACAGCGAATACCAGCGGTGCATGGCCAACCTTTTCGACCATCGCCTGTTTTGGCATGGCAGGAGCGACCGCTGGCGCTACAATCACAGCGATCGCTTGTAAGCTATACAACACTGACAGGCTGCTGTAGCACTGACGGGCAAACAGGTCCTTTCGAGTTGACGAAGCTGAGCGCCCAGATCTCGGTGCTGATGGCTGACCGCAATGATGGCTGCAAACAAAACGATGCGATAAGGAAGAGCTATCAGAACCTTGGGACATGGAAGACAGCTCAGAACTTGGTCAGACACCGTGGGTGGTCAGGCTTGTATTCTGGGTTCCATCTACACCTGCGTAAGTGCAACAGTGACCAAGCTTGACAAAAGCTGACACGAAGCAGTACGAGACTCGATCGGTACGGGTATTTACTTCGTCACGTATGAAAGCGTGAAACAGATCCTGGCAAATGCACGAGGCACTTCACCCACACATCCTCTGGCCGTGGTGATAGCTGGAGGGCTGTGTGGTCTCGTCAGTTGGGCTTGTGTAGGTTTTATTTCGGCCTCGGATAGGGTTAGAATCGCTGACCATGGAATAGATATTTCCAATCGACACTGCGAAGAGTATCTACCAGCGCAACTGTCTAGTAGGAGGCAAAGACAAGCAAACGAGGCCCAAGATTCAATTCCTTAACCCGCGAATGTATCGAGGTACGTCCCAAGCTTGAGCACCACCTCTTTGGATTTGACTGACTCTTTGCAGGCCTCGGTGTCTCAATGTCTCGCTCATGCGTAGTCAACGCCATTTTCTTCACTGCATTTGAGTTCACCAAGAAACGTATCAACCAAATGGACGTCGACGAGGAGCTTCTCCGCAGGCACGACGAAGGCGTTGACTGATCTAGCATCATCTACCTTGATTTGTGATTTCAGCTGTACATGCATAGGGTTTGGAGTAGGCGTATGAACATAGGAGCACTCGAGGGTTATATGGGCACCACACATGGTATGTAAGGTAGTATTGACTGAGTATTTATTTACGGCATGAGGTAGAATACGGTGCACAATGATATTCGATCGACACTTCTTTTGTCTCGCCGTTCGTTCCTTTCATCCATGTTATTCCCGCCCGTTCGTATTGTCCTGACTCTAGGATTAGGTCGTCTGAGACATGTACACATCGTGAACCGTCCTTTGCCTCAGCACCCGCTACGTCGTTTTCGCTTGTTGCATTCATCGAAACGTGCTACCTGGCACTTCTCCCCTCTGTTGTCGTTTGGGCCATGTCCGTGGTAATCGCAGCGATTTAGGCGTTTCTTCCAGCCATGCTGCAACCGCATACACCTCAGCGCAACTCCGAGCAGAAAGTTATGTGGGAGCTGCGACCGAAGCTTCAGTTCTCCGTTCTCCTCGAGCTCTCCTTCCAAAGGTAGCAGTGGCTGTCGATCAAAGCTTGAAGGACGAGGCTGTTGAACGGCAGATGATCAAACGCATAGATAGATGATCGTGGCACACCAGCGAATTTGTAGATCGAGAACGAAACTGTCAATCAGAGCGTTCTCCGCTGCCCGGAGGAACCCAGTGGCCATGAAGCGGTCGCCGAACTCGCACGCCTTGACTCTGGTCGAATCAAACCTGATTTCGAGACGGCCGTCCTTGGGGTACCCTTGCGTGTGAAGCCACTCGAGGAATATCTCTACTAGAACAAAAGTGAGTAAACACGCTTATTTGCGAATGTGGGTCGAGCTGATAGGTGTCGCAGTCCACTTCATCCAGCTCGATTGCGCGCTGCTGCCTCTTTCCATGAGCCAGTCAGTGCCCTCTTGAAGTATTCAGAGTGCTCCAGGAGTAGACGTGGGTGGACGAAGCACTCCATTCGGTCTGGTCCGATGTCGATCTTGACTACGTCGTCGCGCATCAGCATGCTGTGCGGAGGGTTGGGTTGGTTCTGTTGCTTGCGGTGGTGTGGTACTGACCCGTAGCGTAGTGTTAAGTCCTCAATTGTCGCTGTAGCGGCGGTCGAGGCTGGAGCTGCCATTCTGGTGTTTGGACGGGGTGTGTGAGTGAGAATGAATGGAGGGGTGGATTTGGTGGAGATGTGAGGTTTGTGCTCGATGAAGGTGAGGTGAACGCGTATCTTGCACGTTCCCATTTTCGTTTGCTATACAATCTGCAGAGCTCTTCTCGGTTATTCCAGATCCGTTCGTAATGTAAGAGCTCCTGATCTTATGCATCCTCGCCTTTTGCggctctctctctcttttaGCGTTTGTCCCAAAAGAATGGTACATTGGTTCCAAACTCGCCGAAGCGTACCATGACACGGACCAAAAAGTCGGTTGGGAGTCTCTTACGTTCATCGATCTCTTGACCCTCGCCAATTTCTGATTCCCAATGCGCACACTGGACTTTCACCAACAGCTGCAGGAGGTCATCTTCTTCAGGCAGATGAGCGTAGGCGTAGATGATGGTATCGTAGAACGGGACGTGCTGAATGAACCCATCAAACAGTTTCTGGCTCATATCGTGCTTGAACCCTTGGGCCTGGAAGCGGTCTCCGAAGACGTAAGCTTGAACGTAAGCCATTGTGGTCTGTCTGCCATCAGGTCCATCGTCTTCCGGACGCCAGTGCTGATCTAACTCAGGCAGTCGCTTTGTATGCAACCAATCCACAAAGACATCAACTAAACTCATCAGCTTTCTTTCTCCAGTCACCACAAAGGTACCATCAACCTACAGGTGTAGCTCTCAACGTCCTCAATCCTGACAACACGATCCTCGGCCTCCTTCCAAGGGCCCATGAGCGCCTTCTTAAAGTATTCAGAGTGTTTGACCAAGAGCGCTTTGTACACTTTGTACACCTTGTACTGGGGTTCGAGGATAACTGTCACCATTGTGCCTTCCCGCGCTGCGGTGCTGGTGGTCTTGTCAGTCATGTCTGCGCGCTGAAGTGGAGTATAGTGCGAACCTTGGGCGAGGTGTATGTGCATCCATTATGTGCTGAGATTGCTGTAGGGAGCGAGTGTGGTGCCGAGTGGATGTCTGGCACACTGCGGCTGGTATTGTGAGCGTGTTGAGGAGGTCAGTGCACGGTAGAGGTGAAAGCAAACGTGTAGCACATATTTCGGTGGGGTAATCTTGAAGCTTCGGTTTTTATCTACGTAGGCAGAAGGTCCTGCAGTAAACAAGCGTACCCGTTCAGAGACGCCATAGTAGTCTCCCATGGTAGGTCTATCTCTTCATCCAAGTCACTGTTCAAGTCACCGTCCGTGTCCATGTCTTCGTTTATGTCCGAGCCACCGTAGTCTCTCACCTCTATCATCAAGTCTGGTTGTTCATCGTCACCTTGCTCACCGGCCAGCTGGTAGTTCCCAGCATCGAGCGGCTCCTGATCATGCTTTGGTACAAGATCGCTGTATCTTAACATGACGCGGACCAAGAACTCGCGCGGGAGCTGCTTGCTTCTTCGACTTCCTGAGGAGAGTCGGATGCTTATCCCAAGTTCTCCTTTAAAGTATTTCGAGTGCTCCAGAAGTAGCTTCCTGTGTACCCTGTACTCGGTGCAGCCAGCTTCAATATTGATGGTTACAAGCTCGCCATCTCGGACCACAGAGCTGCAGATTCGGTTAGTGGAGCGTGTTTTAGCCAGGCTGTATAGTGAATACCTTGGACATAACACTTGAGAGCTCATGAGAAGTGGCTATGTAGATATGCATCAGTGTGTAGTGTGGTTTGGAGATAGCTAGATCTTAATGTTGAAGAAGATAAGGCCTGTAGATAGCACAAGGAAGGTGAAGGTAAGAAGATAGGTTTCGCCTGACTTAAATTTTGTCTTTGCGTTCTTGACCGTTGTCGTTGTCAGATCTGAGAGAGCACCGTGACCTGGTCAAGACTGAAGGCGAGGGAAGGTGCAGGAGAAAACGTTGGAATCTAAAAGCTCTTCAGGAGCGAAGTGATAGTGAAGGTGGGGATCTCCATGACGTGTTTGGGTGCACCTGTTGACGAGGTGAAGGGAAGGGTTGCATCCATATCTGACCGCACTGGCAGAAGACACAGACACAGCTTCAGGATGTGCGGGACCAAGAGGGAGAGGGTTTGAGTGTAGTTGTGAATGACTGCATTATGTAACGATGCATTCAGATCTACGTTTCGAGAGATATCTACACAAACCAAAGAGCCGCAAAGGGCCCGTTTCCGTCAAAGCCAACGCCGCGCTTGCTCAAACAAACTCAGAAACAATGAAATTCAGCGCTTAGGACTCGAATGACTATGTTGGGGCATTCAGCAAGAGCAAAGACTCAGACCGTGCTTGGTGAGGCAACTAGCGACGCGTCCAGAACTTGACGCCGCTTGCTGGACGGGCGGCTTTGGGCTCGGTCTCCGCAACGACAGGGTCGGTCACGCCTCTTGCGCCACCGTCCATGGAGTAGGCCTTCTCATTGCCCCTCTTGCGTCCGGTCTGGACGTCTCGTCGACtggcgcagcagcagcacagcCCCATCTGCACCAACCAGGCCAAGATGGTCATAGCACTCGCAACCCACATGAAGGCGAACATGGTCGTGCCAACCTTGGCGGTGATGTTGAGTTCTGCCACGCCACCAATAGTGTTGCGGAAGATGATGAACATGGCGGTGCCGAGGACGGAGGCGACGGTGACGAAGAGGGCGTTGAGGAAGGCGAGCATGGCGACGGGAAGGGCCAGCCAGCGCGTGAAGACGGAGATGGGCATCACGAAGATGAGGACGAAGGAGAGAACGGTGCCGGTCACGAAGAGGCCGAACATCCAGTTCGAGACGAGCCTAATCAAGTCGAGGATGTTGTTGATGTCGGCGGGCAGGTTGACTAGCACATGTTAGTTGCGGTGTGGAGAACAGGGTTCAGGGCACTTACTCGACGCTCCGGCGAGCAGCTCGTTACGCAGAATCTCAACCGGATTGAACCAATACAGCGTCTCAGGCTTGGAACAGAAGGTCACGCCCTCGCCCTTGTAGCCCTCGCAGAAGTTCCATAGGCCGACCTGGTAGAAATCGTGCAGACCCAGCGTTTGGGCGACGGTGTTGATCAGGGCATAGTTGGGCACTGATGACGGGACAATGTCGCTGAGGTCGATCCGGATGAAGTACCAGTCGCGGAGGGAGTGCTTGTTGTATGTGCCGCTGATGTCCAGAAGAATGAGGAAGATGCCAGCGACAAACAGGAAGAAGGATGTGAGGAGGGCCCAGGT harbors:
- a CDS encoding Glutathione-disulfide reductase; translation: MRRTIVCTLRAHTPSLSHSTPPSTSFLPRTHFQATAKVTLASARLSKLSSHFSTSTPTMAPVNNTEEADYLVLGIGSGGIASARRAAKHGAKVVAVESSRYGGTCVNVGCVPKKVTWNAAAIAETFKDAKAYGFQVKEQPEFDWPYFKNKRDNYVKRLNGIYEKNLDKDEIKHIRGRAKFVAKNEVEIALANGGTQRVKAKHILIATGGRPKKPDIPGKELTIDSDGFFDLEQQPKSIATSGAGYIGVEMTGMLHALGTKTHFFIRGDKLLRTFDPMIQDAVTKEYERQGINLYKGTSITKVEDIGNGMKRVTYQESESKKESTVEVETVLFATGREPEIEDLHIKDFNIKLNDKNHIVTDDFQNTSLDNIYAIGDVCDRGYELTPVAIAAGRRLSDRLFGGKKDAHLVYENVPSVVFAHPEIGSVGLTEPEAREKYGDEVKVYKTEFTAMYFAMMEPEEKQPTAYKIVCVGEEEKVVGLHILGQGSSEILQGFGVAIKMGATKQDFDNCVAIHPVSAEELVTMT